Proteins from one Belonocnema kinseyi isolate 2016_QV_RU_SX_M_011 chromosome 8, B_treatae_v1, whole genome shotgun sequence genomic window:
- the LOC117177954 gene encoding uncharacterized protein LOC117177954, whose protein sequence is MRIILLIIPACMLVASGARRVQIRPRVQEPQIYYEEEDRQPAEDEYEAPVYQPRARALPSPRSKDTLSGSKAPPVQTIRNYNKVNDDGSFTFGYEAADGSFKEETRGTDCVVRGKYGYVDPDGNKREFTYVSGNPCDPNAPKDDDDLVEKEEEAAGPANYPASRPIQRPLRPNYPTTTPRVPTTIFQTEYQLDDNASQELEEEARPISRPTAFRRPQQAYLRVAPEPTPSNYQPAPSSEPTLYRLASSTLGSRYQTSQTTDTPQRSPSPTTASTIYQPVESSTRATTLTRQRPQSVAITPRPHVAQVAAQYVGPSSTERPGVVFTPRTYHPTAGTTSLPPRAVSSTPPPQNLDFAAELERYVNSVALTSPTTRPVPKAKAPQSADPIYQSELLYDPATGQYNTQLYQALPQTVGDFSLSHKLQPFVAQQQLAQSQQLAQSQQLAQSQQLAQSQQHAQAQQRTQAQQLVAAQRQAPLYRQPSSSSSQIGRQPQEAIYRKQQAELFQQSQQLFAQQQRRQQQPQRFQLLDPQRDSQSFYYIQSPQGQPGGAAPLSAGQIDQFLRGNTDGF, encoded by the coding sequence atAATCCCAGCCTGTATGCTGGTAGCATCAGGAGCAAGAAGAGTACAAATCCGACCACGAGTTCAGGAACCGCAAATCTATTATGAGGAAGAAGACAGGCAGCCTGCAGAAGATGAATACGAGGCTCCAGTTTATCAACCACGAGCACGAGCCCTACCCTCACCTCGTTCCAAGGACACACTCAGCGGCTCGAAAGCACCTCCAGTGCAGACAATTCGCAACTATAACAAGGTCAATGACGACGGCTCTTTCACTTTCGGCTACGAGGCTGCAGACGGCTCCTTCAAAGAAGAAACCCGAGGCACCGACTGTGTAGTTCGAGGCAAATATGGTTACGTTGACCCCGATggcaacaaaagagaattcacctACGTTTCAGGTAATCCCTGCGACCCCAATGCTCCCAAAGATGATGATGACCTTGTCGAAAAGGAAGAAGAAGCCGCCGGACCAGCAAACTATCCTGCCTCAAGGCCCATCCAACGTCCCCTTAGACCCAATTATCCAACAACCACTCCTAGAGTGCCCACTACAATATTCCAAACCGAATATCAACTAGACGATAACGCTAGTCAGGAACTCGAAGAAGAAGCCCGACCCATATCTAGACCCACAGCCTTCAGGAGACCTCAACAAGCCTACCTTAGAGTCGCCCCAGAACCTACACCTTCCAACTACCAACCCGCTCCCTCTTCCGAACCCACCCTTTATCGCCTCGCTAGCAGTACTTTAGGATCACGCTACCAAACTTCTCAAACTACTGACACTCCCCAAAGGTCCCCATCACCAACCACTGCTTCGACCATCTATCAACCCGTTGAGTCCAGCACTCGTGCCACCACGCTCACAAGACAAAGGCCTCAATCCGTTGCAATCACTCCCAGGCCCCACGTAGCTCAAGTTGCAGCTCAGTATGTCGGCCCTAGTAGCACCGAACGTCCCGGAGTCGTTTTCACCCCACGGACATATCATCCAACTGCTGGCACCACGAGCCTTCCACCCAGAGCCGTCTCCTCCACGCCACCTCCTCAGAACCTTGATTTTGCTGCTGAACTTGAGCGATACGTTAATTCTGTGGCCCTGACTTCTCCTACTACCAGACCAGTTCCTAAGGCCAAGGCCCCTCAATCTGCAGATCCGATCTATCAGTCCGAATTATTGTACGATCCTGCAACTGGTCAGTACAACACTCAACTTTATCAGGCATTACCACAGACCGTGGGAGATTTTAGCCTCAGTCACAAACTCCAACCATTCGTAGCCCAGCAGCAGTTGGCTCAGTCCCAGCAGTTGGCCCAGTCTCAGCAATTAGCCCAGTCCCAGCAGTTGGCCCAGTCCCAGCAGCACGCTCAGGCCCAGCAGCGCACCCAAGCCCAGCAGCTCGTAGCCGCCCAAAGGCAGGCTCCCCTCTACCGCCAACCTTCATCATCATCGTCGCAGATTGGTAGACAACCTCAGGAGGCTATTTATAGGAAGCAACAAGCTGAGCTTTTTCAGCAATCCCAACAACTATTTGCACAGCAACAGCGGCGCCAGCAACAGCCTCAGAGGTTTCAGCTTCTAGACCCACAGAGGGACTCACAGTCGTTCTACTACATCCAGTCGCCGCAGGGACAGCCCGGTGGAGCTGCTCCCCTCTCTGCGGGACAAATTGATCAGTTCCTTCGTGGTAATACCGACggattttga